One Thermococcus kodakarensis KOD1 genomic window carries:
- a CDS encoding DUF2101 family protein, translating to MKLDVGDILYSIGERVEKVAKRTAGVMKMMLKPIPSARPPKSWPIQKQWMTPHEVTSLLLQLIFLGYLVTGVVVAYLGYFLALIILSAFYFLVLRFILVRYSDYILDFEAYRVFYLVVSTIAFVSYVGYVLLRRLSLDAYWYYAYLGVIGLVVILFRHYFKSRYGRDYTYGVVEEVKNDLVKVFVHDDMAANVKPGYYWVPAVPDAEPGVVVKLLVEERVFRSSRPIRILEVYLDTQSSQTETEPKDETE from the coding sequence ATGAAATTGGACGTGGGAGATATCCTTTATAGTATTGGGGAGAGAGTAGAGAAAGTTGCTAAAAGAACTGCTGGAGTCATGAAAATGATGCTCAAGCCAATCCCCTCAGCTCGTCCACCCAAGTCGTGGCCAATACAAAAACAGTGGATGACTCCCCATGAGGTCACTAGTTTGCTGCTCCAGTTGATATTCTTAGGATACCTAGTAACCGGCGTGGTTGTAGCTTATCTCGGTTACTTTCTAGCCCTAATAATTCTCAGCGCTTTCTATTTCCTAGTTTTGAGATTTATTCTCGTGCGGTACTCTGATTACATTTTGGATTTTGAGGCTTATCGGGTGTTCTATCTTGTGGTTAGCACCATAGCTTTTGTTTCGTATGTGGGATACGTACTTTTGAGGAGGCTATCTCTGGATGCCTACTGGTACTACGCATACCTTGGCGTTATTGGACTTGTAGTTATCCTTTTCCGTCACTACTTTAAGTCTCGCTACGGCAGGGACTACACCTACGGCGTCGTCGAGGAAGTCAAGAACGACCTGGTTAAGGTCTTTGTCCACGACGACATGGCAGCCAACGTTAAACCCGGCTATTACTGGGTGCCCGCGGTTCCTGATGCCGAGCCTGGGGTTGTTGTTAAGCTACTCGTGGAAGAGCGGGTGTTCAGGAGCTCCAGACCCATTAGGATACTTGAAGTTTACCTTGACACTCAATCCTCCCAAACGGAGACCGAGCCAAAGGACGAAACCGAGTGA
- a CDS encoding class III signal peptide-containing protein: MRRGQISLEFIIIFGLFTILLLYSIRNTSFSEGTPSVETLKIQTALEEKNLANTISNTISQVYAQGPGSKATSYVKLVYLRNPSYLERAWSVTDPGIFITYGPYGSDYGVYITIINRTGTTNAALSGDNKSVFWSRSLYAVNLLGNSTVWNSTFGNSTQIKLDGSSTSTTVYGLVIPPETLPSYLKIVVEWTPGWNPHQDEMWTYNETAGEIHIYINPGES; encoded by the coding sequence GTGAGAAGGGGTCAGATATCGCTTGAGTTCATAATAATCTTCGGGCTGTTTACGATACTACTCCTGTACTCCATACGGAACACGTCGTTTAGCGAGGGTACTCCATCGGTCGAAACTCTCAAAATCCAGACGGCCCTTGAGGAGAAAAACCTTGCAAATACGATCTCGAACACGATCAGCCAGGTCTATGCCCAGGGCCCGGGATCCAAGGCTACATCCTACGTCAAGCTGGTTTATCTTAGGAACCCCTCCTATCTTGAGAGAGCGTGGAGCGTTACTGATCCTGGAATATTCATCACCTATGGGCCCTATGGAAGTGACTATGGGGTTTATATTACGATCATAAACAGAACGGGAACAACAAACGCTGCTCTGAGTGGCGACAATAAGAGCGTATTCTGGAGCAGATCCTTATACGCCGTCAACCTCCTCGGGAACTCTACCGTTTGGAACTCCACCTTTGGGAACAGCACTCAAATTAAGCTTGATGGGTCGAGCACCTCCACAACTGTCTATGGTCTTGTAATTCCCCCCGAGACGTTGCCTTCCTACCTGAAGATAGTTGTGGAGTGGACTCCGGGGTGGAATCCGCATCAAGACGAGATGTGGACCTATAACGAGACCGCTGGGGAGATACACATCTACATCAACCCAGGTGAGTCGTGA
- a CDS encoding cell division protein FtsZ: MRALIIGVGQCGTKIADLFALVDFDTIALNTSRGDLEYLKHIPHDRRILIGESITGGKGVNANPLLGREAMKRDLPLVMRKIGSIVGYEDVDIFFLTFGFGGGTGAGGTPVLAEALKEEYPDSLVVAIGALPLKEEGIRPTINAAITIDKLSKVADSIIAIDNNKLKESGDDISSAYEKINYTIVERIASLLALVDVPGEQTLDASDLKFVLKAFGSFATVGYAKADASKVKNLSRLIIKSFESEGLYLDANIESALYGLVAIHGPPEVLKASDIFEALDYLTSKIRGKQIFRGFYPDPRERDVEVVTLLSGIYESKSIENIVRTAKEYARSFMQAKSEAETKKKELLTGLPDFDDVYPSLEATGSDDPEGFAEYREVSR, from the coding sequence TTGAGGGCCTTGATAATAGGAGTTGGACAGTGCGGGACGAAGATAGCTGATCTGTTTGCGCTGGTTGACTTTGATACAATCGCGCTGAACACATCCAGGGGAGACCTGGAATACCTCAAGCACATTCCCCACGACAGGAGGATACTCATAGGGGAGAGCATAACTGGGGGCAAGGGAGTTAATGCCAACCCTCTGCTTGGAAGAGAGGCCATGAAGCGCGACCTGCCGCTGGTGATGAGGAAGATAGGTTCCATCGTTGGCTACGAAGACGTGGACATCTTTTTCCTTACCTTCGGCTTCGGCGGCGGGACTGGTGCAGGGGGAACTCCGGTTTTGGCAGAGGCCCTCAAGGAGGAATACCCGGACTCTCTCGTCGTTGCCATCGGGGCGCTCCCACTAAAGGAGGAAGGGATAAGGCCAACAATAAACGCGGCTATAACGATAGACAAGCTCTCCAAGGTAGCGGACTCAATCATAGCCATTGACAACAACAAGCTCAAGGAGAGCGGGGACGATATAAGCAGTGCCTACGAGAAGATAAACTACACCATTGTCGAGAGAATAGCCTCCCTGCTTGCTCTCGTGGACGTGCCCGGTGAGCAGACCCTCGACGCGAGCGACCTGAAGTTCGTTCTGAAGGCATTTGGTAGCTTTGCAACCGTAGGTTATGCCAAAGCAGACGCTTCCAAGGTAAAGAACCTCTCCAGGCTCATCATCAAGTCCTTTGAAAGCGAGGGGCTCTACCTGGATGCGAACATTGAATCTGCCCTCTACGGTCTTGTCGCCATCCACGGACCGCCAGAGGTTTTGAAGGCCAGCGATATCTTTGAGGCACTGGATTATCTCACATCGAAAATAAGGGGCAAGCAGATATTCAGGGGGTTCTACCCGGATCCTCGGGAAAGGGACGTCGAGGTCGTCACGCTCTTGAGTGGAATATACGAGAGCAAGAGCATTGAGAACATCGTCAGGACGGCTAAGGAATACGCAAGGTCTTTCATGCAGGCAAAGAGCGAGGCCGAAACAAAGAAGAAGGAACTGCTCACTGGCCTTCCCGACTTTGATGATGTATACCCAAGTTTGGAGGCAACAGGCTCAGACGATCCTGAGGGATTTGCAGAGTATCGGGAGGTATCCCGATGA
- a CDS encoding prenyltransferase/squalene oxidase repeat-containing protein, whose translation MTTFPLGGEGMCANSRVLLVILTVMIITAPVASASMLDESVLYLSSAQGYVNNVRDSSLLLMAMASLYGKVENQSTVESSILELVDYLKNAQNSDGGWGYYPNEISNPLDTGYALAALGAVKDLPLKTIDVSGEIKSGVRYLLDSFNGQGWGYGSKTPAEPYLTVVALWGLGANGYTIEDSTVSKAVSYLESINETSPKMVALKLIAYHYIGYANVSALIETAYAMLSGELKPTERAMLTYALTLYTENMTSELPRSLVILESLGSHNETFVLTEPIWPLPELDSVTPTSFAVMAFASLSDVISSEEYPTVSQMCDEILSLQNPDGGWGYTPGEDSRAKPTYYALEFLSLCTPKPQVAIDKATAWAENHLKSAMEEVETEGMLTQDFYYTALILARYSDMPPEERQSVIDFINEYRYSEFAWRGFFSIPQPLQTAMGINLLKAFNITGVNAPASWLLSLTDGGWGLLINYPFTPFTIMSTPDVPTTLLVLEALSDTVDEAKLKPHLDWLLAQRLEDGFWGHYKKSVNILGQVSTASPSIEYTVRALELLIEHGYDLNYFDMASTLLQGIKNSNRIVEKALAFKFAMESGFLPPVLISSVVSKLGSGTWYIHYSPDYASAAEKLSGIIESFGGVPLLKEGDMGRELTGNHIFVGPFGSFDTSVYNPYVNISVAGNYVEINGQKYSKENLVAIIPGRTQDGYVLVLLAEKEVLPAIDLIVNPTMIKYLHGAYVVFSVKDLNGDGAITPDEVKILFEG comes from the coding sequence ATGACAACGTTTCCCTTAGGTGGTGAAGGTATGTGTGCAAATTCGAGGGTGCTGCTTGTAATCCTTACTGTGATGATTATTACTGCCCCCGTTGCAAGCGCCTCAATGTTGGACGAGTCGGTGCTCTACCTTTCTAGTGCCCAGGGTTACGTCAATAACGTTAGGGACTCGTCTCTGCTCTTGATGGCCATGGCTTCGCTCTATGGAAAAGTTGAGAATCAGTCCACGGTTGAAAGCTCTATTCTGGAGCTTGTTGATTACCTTAAAAACGCTCAAAACTCCGATGGTGGGTGGGGTTATTACCCGAATGAAATCAGTAACCCCCTCGACACGGGATACGCACTGGCGGCCCTGGGGGCTGTGAAAGATCTCCCCCTTAAGACCATTGACGTTTCCGGTGAAATTAAATCTGGTGTCAGATACCTTTTAGACTCCTTCAATGGTCAGGGATGGGGATACGGTTCGAAAACCCCTGCGGAGCCTTACTTAACGGTTGTCGCGCTATGGGGGTTGGGTGCAAACGGATACACCATTGAGGATTCGACTGTATCCAAGGCCGTCTCTTATCTGGAGTCCATTAATGAGACATCCCCCAAGATGGTCGCTCTTAAGCTTATTGCGTACCACTATATCGGCTACGCCAACGTTTCTGCTCTTATTGAAACTGCCTACGCCATGCTTTCAGGAGAGCTAAAACCCACTGAAAGGGCCATGCTCACGTACGCTCTCACGCTGTATACTGAAAACATGACCTCAGAACTTCCACGTTCTCTGGTGATACTGGAGAGCCTCGGCTCCCATAACGAGACCTTCGTCCTCACCGAGCCAATTTGGCCTCTCCCTGAGCTGGATTCCGTCACTCCTACCTCCTTTGCGGTCATGGCCTTTGCTTCTCTCTCAGACGTCATCTCCAGTGAGGAATATCCGACAGTTTCCCAGATGTGTGATGAAATTCTCTCGCTACAAAACCCTGATGGTGGCTGGGGTTACACCCCCGGAGAAGATTCCCGGGCCAAGCCAACCTATTATGCCCTCGAATTTTTGAGCCTTTGCACTCCCAAGCCTCAGGTTGCAATTGACAAGGCAACGGCATGGGCAGAAAATCATCTGAAGTCCGCTATGGAAGAGGTTGAGACAGAGGGTATGCTCACCCAGGACTTTTACTATACTGCCTTAATCCTCGCCAGGTATTCCGATATGCCTCCCGAGGAGAGGCAATCCGTCATTGATTTCATAAACGAATACAGGTACTCAGAGTTCGCTTGGAGGGGGTTCTTCTCAATACCACAGCCCCTCCAGACGGCGATGGGAATAAACTTACTCAAGGCATTCAACATTACTGGGGTTAATGCTCCCGCTAGCTGGCTGCTCTCCCTTACTGACGGCGGCTGGGGACTGCTCATAAACTATCCGTTCACTCCGTTCACCATCATGAGTACCCCTGACGTACCGACTACCCTGCTAGTCCTTGAGGCTCTTTCAGACACGGTGGACGAGGCCAAACTTAAGCCCCACCTCGACTGGCTCCTCGCTCAGAGGCTTGAGGATGGCTTTTGGGGTCACTATAAGAAGAGCGTAAACATCCTCGGCCAGGTTTCAACGGCTTCTCCGTCGATTGAGTACACTGTTAGAGCGCTCGAACTGCTCATAGAGCATGGATATGACCTGAACTACTTTGATATGGCGAGTACGTTGCTCCAGGGGATAAAGAACAGCAACAGGATAGTAGAAAAGGCTTTGGCATTCAAGTTTGCCATGGAGTCGGGCTTCCTGCCGCCTGTCCTTATCTCGTCCGTGGTTAGCAAGCTGGGCAGCGGAACTTGGTACATTCATTACAGCCCGGATTATGCCTCCGCGGCGGAGAAACTCAGCGGAATAATTGAGTCCTTTGGCGGCGTACCGCTCCTCAAAGAGGGCGACATGGGCAGAGAACTCACGGGCAATCACATCTTTGTTGGTCCATTCGGTAGCTTTGACACAAGCGTCTACAACCCCTATGTCAATATCTCTGTTGCGGGCAACTACGTCGAGATAAATGGTCAAAAGTACTCAAAGGAGAATCTAGTAGCCATAATCCCTGGAAGAACCCAGGACGGTTATGTTCTAGTGCTCTTGGCCGAGAAGGAAGTTCTCCCGGCAATTGACCTGATCGTTAACCCAACGATGATCAAGTATCTGCACGGTGCCTACGTGGTGTTCAGCGTTAAGGATCTCAATGGAGACGGCGCAATAACTCCTGATGAAGTCAAAATACTTTTCGAGGGGTGA
- the twy1 gene encoding 4-demethylwyosine synthase TYW1 codes for MAITFVSTPNMPEEIAELFKKQHYAIVGHHSGVKLCHWLKESLTKGRFCYKQKFYGIASHRCLQMTPVLAWCTHNCIFCWRPMEGFLGTELPQPWDDPAFIVEESIKAQRKLLVGYKGNPNVPKEKFEEAWNPKHAAISLSGEPMLYPYMGDLVEEFHKRGFTTFIVTNGTLPERLEEMKREDKLPTQLYVSLTAPDLETYNRVNVPMIPDGWERIKEFLRLMSDAQTRTVIRLTLVKGENMHNPEGYAKLIRLANPMFVEAKAYMFVGFSRNRLTINNMPRHEEIRAFAEELVKHLPGYHIEDEYEPSRVVLIMRDDVDPQGRGLNGRFIKD; via the coding sequence ATGGCGATAACTTTCGTATCAACCCCCAACATGCCCGAGGAGATAGCCGAGCTGTTCAAAAAACAGCACTACGCGATAGTGGGCCACCACAGCGGCGTCAAGCTCTGCCACTGGCTCAAGGAGAGCCTTACAAAGGGCCGCTTCTGCTACAAGCAGAAGTTCTACGGTATAGCGAGCCACCGCTGCCTCCAGATGACGCCCGTTTTGGCCTGGTGCACCCACAACTGCATCTTTTGCTGGCGCCCGATGGAAGGCTTCCTGGGAACCGAGCTTCCCCAGCCCTGGGATGATCCGGCTTTCATAGTTGAGGAGAGCATAAAGGCTCAGAGGAAGCTCCTCGTGGGTTACAAGGGCAACCCTAACGTCCCAAAGGAGAAGTTCGAGGAGGCCTGGAATCCGAAGCACGCGGCCATAAGCCTCTCTGGCGAGCCGATGCTTTACCCCTATATGGGTGATCTCGTCGAGGAGTTCCACAAGAGGGGCTTCACAACATTCATAGTCACCAACGGAACCCTCCCCGAGAGGCTTGAGGAAATGAAGAGAGAAGATAAGCTCCCGACCCAGCTCTACGTCTCGCTTACCGCCCCAGACCTTGAGACCTACAACCGCGTCAACGTCCCCATGATCCCCGACGGCTGGGAGAGGATAAAGGAGTTCCTCAGGCTTATGAGCGACGCCCAGACGAGGACTGTGATAAGGCTGACCCTCGTCAAGGGGGAGAACATGCACAATCCAGAAGGCTACGCCAAGCTCATAAGGCTCGCCAACCCGATGTTCGTCGAGGCCAAGGCCTACATGTTCGTGGGCTTCTCAAGGAACAGGCTCACGATAAACAACATGCCGAGGCACGAGGAGATAAGGGCCTTCGCCGAGGAGCTGGTAAAGCACCTCCCTGGCTACCACATTGAGGACGAGTACGAGCCGAGCAGGGTCGTCCTCATAATGAGGGACGACGTTGATCCGCAGGGACGAGGTCTGAACGGAAGGTTCATTAAAGATTGA
- a CDS encoding HemK2/MTQ2 family protein methyltransferase, with the protein MFLEYQGLRIKLHPQVYEPAEDTFLLAENLAVKVGDIALDMGTGTGIIALLLARKARWVLGVDINPLAVELARENARINGIINVEFRLSDLFENVSGEFDVITFNAPYLPGEPEEPIDLALVGGETGREVLDRFIDEVPCYLKPGGVVQIVQSSITGVEETLKRLEKAGLTAEVVAKRHIFFEDIVLINAYAKE; encoded by the coding sequence ATGTTCCTAGAATATCAAGGCCTCAGGATAAAGCTTCATCCCCAGGTGTACGAGCCCGCTGAGGACACCTTCCTGCTCGCTGAAAACCTCGCCGTCAAAGTAGGGGACATAGCCCTTGATATGGGCACGGGAACGGGAATAATCGCCCTCCTCCTGGCGAGGAAAGCCCGCTGGGTCCTTGGGGTTGATATTAATCCCCTAGCTGTTGAACTGGCCAGAGAAAACGCGAGGATAAACGGTATAATCAACGTTGAATTCCGACTCAGCGACCTATTTGAGAACGTTTCGGGTGAGTTCGACGTTATAACGTTCAACGCCCCCTATCTGCCCGGCGAACCTGAAGAACCGATAGACCTTGCCCTGGTTGGTGGAGAAACTGGCAGAGAAGTCCTCGACAGGTTCATAGATGAGGTTCCCTGTTACCTAAAGCCGGGTGGAGTGGTTCAGATAGTCCAGAGTTCAATAACGGGGGTGGAAGAGACTCTTAAAAGGCTGGAAAAAGCGGGACTAACCGCTGAGGTTGTTGCTAAGAGGCACATCTTCTTTGAGGACATCGTGCTGATAAACGCTTATGCCAAGGAGTAG
- a CDS encoding flavin reductase family protein: MYRLLYPMRTYLVISGKDEEANVMAADWVTVLSHRPFMVGVAVSPRRYTHGLIKKYGEFVISVPTLKMLDDVWIAGTKSGPSKLKEMSITLVPSKKVSVPSIKEAAANLECRVVDARDYGDHTFFVGEVVDYTYDENVFSPRSVNLEAGLLAHVSWADFVTFEKRIYKPAERL; the protein is encoded by the coding sequence ATGTACCGTCTGCTCTACCCCATGCGCACCTACCTTGTGATCTCTGGAAAGGACGAGGAAGCCAACGTTATGGCGGCGGACTGGGTTACGGTGCTCTCTCACCGGCCCTTCATGGTGGGCGTTGCTGTGTCCCCAAGAAGGTACACTCACGGGCTTATCAAAAAGTACGGGGAGTTCGTGATCAGCGTGCCGACCCTGAAGATGCTCGATGACGTGTGGATCGCGGGAACTAAAAGCGGCCCCTCAAAGCTGAAGGAAATGAGTATCACACTGGTTCCATCAAAAAAGGTCTCTGTTCCAAGCATAAAGGAAGCCGCTGCCAACCTTGAGTGCAGGGTCGTTGATGCGAGGGACTACGGTGACCACACTTTCTTCGTCGGTGAAGTTGTGGACTACACCTACGATGAGAACGTCTTCAGCCCGAGGAGCGTCAACCTTGAGGCGGGCCTTCTCGCCCACGTTTCCTGGGCAGATTTCGTCACCTTTGAGAAGCGCATTTACAAGCCGGCGGAAAGGCTTTAA
- a CDS encoding S8 family peptidase: MKKSIALVLSIVLLAALFAVPASAGEQNTIRVIVSVDKAKFNPHEVLGIGGHIVYQFKLIPAVVVDVPANAVGKLKKMPGVEKVEFDHQAVLLGKPSWLGGGSTQPAQTIPWGIERVKAPSVWSITDGSVSVIQVAVLDTGVDYDHPDLAANIAWCVSTLRGKVSTKLRDCADQNGHGTHVIGTIAALNNDIGVVGVAPGVQIYSVRVLDARGSGSYSDIAIGIEQAILGPDGVADKDGDGIIAGDPDDDAAEVISMSLGGPADDSYLYDMIIQAYNAGIVIVAASGNEGAPSPSYPAAYPEVIAVGAIDSNDNIASFSNRQPEVSAPGVDILSTYPDDSYETLMGTSMATPHVSGVVALIQAAYYQKYGKILPVGTFDDISKNTVRGILHITADDLGPTGWDADYGYGVVRAALAVQAALG; this comes from the coding sequence ATGAAGAAATCAATTGCCCTGGTGCTGTCTATAGTGTTGCTGGCGGCGCTCTTTGCAGTCCCTGCAAGTGCCGGAGAGCAGAATACAATAAGGGTTATAGTCAGCGTCGACAAGGCCAAGTTCAACCCGCACGAAGTTCTCGGGATAGGGGGGCACATAGTCTACCAGTTCAAGCTGATTCCAGCGGTCGTCGTTGACGTGCCGGCGAACGCCGTCGGAAAGCTCAAGAAGATGCCCGGTGTTGAGAAGGTCGAGTTCGACCACCAGGCGGTTCTCCTTGGGAAGCCGTCATGGCTAGGAGGCGGAAGCACCCAGCCAGCACAGACCATCCCCTGGGGAATCGAGCGCGTTAAGGCCCCGAGCGTGTGGAGCATAACCGACGGCTCCGTTAGCGTCATCCAGGTTGCCGTTCTTGACACTGGCGTCGACTACGACCACCCCGACCTGGCTGCCAACATAGCCTGGTGCGTCAGCACGCTTCGCGGTAAGGTCTCAACGAAGCTCAGGGACTGTGCGGACCAGAACGGCCATGGAACCCACGTTATCGGAACAATCGCGGCCCTCAACAACGACATAGGTGTTGTTGGCGTCGCCCCTGGAGTCCAGATCTACTCGGTAAGGGTTCTCGATGCGAGGGGAAGCGGCTCCTACAGCGACATAGCCATTGGAATTGAGCAGGCCATCCTCGGTCCGGACGGGGTTGCCGACAAGGACGGAGATGGAATAATCGCCGGCGACCCGGACGACGATGCAGCCGAGGTCATAAGCATGTCCCTTGGAGGCCCTGCCGACGACAGCTACCTCTACGATATGATAATCCAGGCCTACAACGCTGGCATAGTCATCGTTGCTGCCAGCGGTAACGAGGGTGCCCCAAGCCCAAGCTACCCGGCTGCCTATCCGGAGGTTATTGCGGTTGGCGCGATTGACAGCAACGACAACATCGCGAGCTTTAGCAACCGCCAGCCAGAGGTAAGCGCTCCGGGCGTTGACATACTCAGCACCTACCCGGACGACAGCTACGAGACCCTCATGGGAACCAGCATGGCCACTCCGCACGTGAGCGGTGTGGTTGCACTCATTCAGGCGGCATACTACCAGAAGTACGGAAAGATTCTACCTGTTGGAACCTTTGACGACATAAGCAAGAACACCGTGAGGGGAATTCTCCACATAACCGCTGATGACCTTGGTCCGACAGGATGGGACGCCGACTACGGTTACGGTGTTGTGAGGGCTGCCCTTGCCGTCCAGGCCGCCCTGGGCTGA
- a CDS encoding nicotinate phosphoribosyltransferase, whose translation MRDFYIAHEDDIKAGKTTDVYFIRTQKILREKGIKKRVFADVGTTSLPHGWKWGVLAGIEEVAKLLEGLPVNVYAMPEGTIFHPYEPVLQIEGYYDEFGIYETALLGMLSQASGIATAALRIKIAAKFKPVYSFGIRHMHPAIAPMIDRSAFIGGCDGVSGVLGAEMIGEKPVGTMPHALILTIGDQVKAWKYYDEVMPPEVPRTALVDTLCDEKFEALMAAEALGDRLNAVRLDTPSSRRGNFRKIVEEVRWELDLRGYNHVKIFLSGGLNEESLKELADVADAFGVGSAIASAKPVDFSLDIVEVEGKPITKRGKLSGRKQIYRCENGHYHRVPVEKKLEKCPVCGAKVEPLLKPLIENGKIVAELPKAKEIREYVLEQAKKLNLSID comes from the coding sequence ATGCGCGACTTCTACATTGCCCATGAGGATGATATAAAGGCGGGCAAAACGACCGACGTCTACTTCATCCGCACCCAAAAAATCCTCCGTGAGAAAGGGATAAAGAAGAGGGTCTTCGCAGACGTGGGCACCACAAGCCTTCCTCACGGCTGGAAGTGGGGTGTTTTAGCGGGGATAGAAGAGGTTGCGAAGCTCCTCGAGGGGCTCCCTGTGAACGTCTATGCGATGCCTGAAGGAACGATATTCCACCCCTACGAACCGGTTCTGCAGATAGAGGGCTACTACGACGAGTTTGGCATCTACGAGACGGCTTTGCTCGGCATGCTCAGTCAAGCGAGCGGCATAGCCACCGCCGCCCTCAGGATCAAGATAGCTGCCAAGTTTAAGCCCGTCTACTCCTTCGGGATAAGGCACATGCACCCGGCGATAGCTCCAATGATAGACCGCTCCGCATTCATTGGTGGCTGTGATGGCGTCTCAGGTGTCCTAGGAGCTGAGATGATAGGCGAAAAGCCCGTTGGCACGATGCCCCATGCGCTGATCTTAACAATCGGCGACCAGGTGAAGGCCTGGAAGTACTACGACGAGGTTATGCCCCCCGAAGTCCCGAGGACGGCACTTGTGGATACCCTATGCGACGAGAAGTTTGAGGCCTTAATGGCGGCAGAGGCCCTTGGAGATAGGCTCAACGCAGTAAGACTTGACACACCCAGCTCTAGACGCGGCAACTTCAGAAAGATCGTCGAGGAGGTTCGCTGGGAGCTAGATTTAAGGGGGTACAACCACGTCAAAATATTCCTCAGCGGAGGACTGAACGAGGAAAGCCTGAAGGAGCTGGCGGATGTGGCCGATGCCTTTGGTGTGGGCAGTGCAATAGCGAGCGCTAAGCCGGTTGACTTCTCCCTTGATATCGTGGAAGTCGAAGGAAAGCCGATAACGAAGCGCGGCAAGCTCAGCGGCAGGAAGCAGATCTACCGCTGCGAGAACGGCCACTACCACCGCGTTCCCGTGGAGAAGAAGCTTGAGAAATGTCCCGTCTGCGGTGCAAAGGTCGAGCCGCTCCTCAAGCCGCTCATAGAGAACGGCAAGATAGTGGCGGAGCTTCCAAAGGCGAAGGAGATAAGAGAGTACGTGCTGGAGCAGGCGAAGAAGCTCAACTTGAGCATTGATTGA
- a CDS encoding SDR family NAD(P)-dependent oxidoreductase codes for MRDPISKLVSLTGKRALITGAASGIGKATALRFAEAGAALELVDIDELGLKGVKKEAEEFGVEVNTHRVDISRKVEIDALWKALEGREPNILVNNAGVYWFKDFTEVNEDFYERVMNINLHSVFWTCQHFVRARKDEGGVIVNVSSIEAFLPFARGLVHYDVAKLGVVALTRAIAREYGKKIRANVVVPGGIETEGVKRLKKEAIMKFDTEKIGISFHFNARLPMGRFGEPDEVARVILFLASDLASYVNGAIVPVDGGFLST; via the coding sequence ATGAGAGATCCTATCTCCAAACTCGTATCCCTCACTGGAAAGAGGGCCCTTATCACGGGAGCGGCCTCTGGGATAGGGAAGGCAACAGCACTCCGCTTCGCCGAGGCAGGGGCTGCACTTGAGCTGGTTGACATAGACGAGCTGGGCCTCAAAGGCGTCAAGAAGGAGGCCGAAGAGTTCGGCGTCGAGGTGAATACCCACCGCGTTGACATCTCGCGTAAGGTCGAGATCGATGCCCTCTGGAAGGCCCTTGAGGGGAGAGAACCCAACATCCTCGTCAACAACGCGGGCGTCTACTGGTTCAAGGACTTTACCGAAGTTAATGAGGACTTCTATGAGAGGGTGATGAACATCAACCTCCACTCCGTCTTCTGGACGTGCCAGCACTTCGTGAGGGCAAGGAAAGATGAAGGCGGCGTTATCGTCAACGTGAGTTCAATCGAGGCATTCCTGCCCTTCGCGAGGGGTCTCGTCCACTACGACGTTGCGAAGCTCGGGGTCGTCGCCCTCACGAGGGCCATAGCCAGGGAGTACGGAAAGAAAATAAGGGCCAACGTCGTCGTCCCAGGGGGTATAGAGACGGAGGGTGTAAAGAGACTCAAAAAGGAGGCGATAATGAAGTTCGACACCGAAAAGATTGGCATATCCTTCCACTTTAACGCACGCCTTCCGATGGGCCGCTTCGGAGAACCCGACGAGGTTGCAAGGGTAATCCTCTTCCTCGCTAGCGATTTAGCAAGCTACGTGAACGGGGCTATAGTTCCGGTGGACGGGGGCTTTCTGTCCACATAG